A window of the Brumimicrobium sp. genome harbors these coding sequences:
- a CDS encoding gliding motility-associated C-terminal domain-containing protein: MTFRYLIFCLFSSLIFHVTWAQESYNNCANAIELCPGKKFTLNNINANATVCSNCEDDFTFCFSGKNTIWATFKTNDLGGTVNVNFSNLVFQNLPGQGNELQAAFIEATLPCISSSYTLISNCQANGTGNFSITATALPPNTTYYLVINGSFGTSKYAEATFDVLVNGPGANRNPWFGISSSSATLCKGNAITVYSKALGCDEQSVTEWYVNGSHMGTTIDTFYIFNYLQNGDVVSAKTSCFNQCRDTVYSNTLTFTVLDFLVDAGEDKYIKEGESVILNGQTTGTNVVWTPNYEISDPNTITPIVSPSTTTTYFLTADNGICSITDEATVFVESGLEIPNTFSPNGDGINETWEILGIEQYPDCSIQVYTRWGQLVFQTTGYTVEKRWDGTSKSGNKLASGAYFYVINLRDKQFDKPLKGTVTIVR; this comes from the coding sequence ATGACATTCAGATATCTCATCTTCTGTTTATTTAGTTCCCTAATATTTCACGTGACGTGGGCACAAGAATCCTATAATAATTGTGCAAATGCCATAGAATTATGCCCAGGTAAGAAATTTACTTTAAATAACATCAATGCGAATGCTACTGTTTGCTCAAATTGTGAAGATGATTTTACTTTTTGCTTTTCAGGGAAGAACACTATCTGGGCTACATTTAAAACCAATGATTTAGGTGGAACTGTCAATGTGAATTTTTCAAATTTGGTGTTCCAAAACCTCCCAGGACAAGGGAATGAGTTGCAGGCTGCTTTCATTGAAGCTACTCTGCCTTGTATTTCTTCTTCCTACACATTAATATCAAATTGCCAAGCAAATGGGACAGGGAATTTTTCTATTACAGCTACTGCCTTACCTCCCAATACGACTTATTATTTAGTCATAAATGGATCCTTTGGCACCTCCAAATATGCGGAAGCAACTTTTGATGTGCTTGTGAATGGACCTGGAGCAAACAGAAATCCTTGGTTTGGTATTAGCTCTAGTTCTGCAACTCTTTGCAAAGGGAATGCTATTACCGTTTATTCAAAGGCCTTAGGTTGTGATGAGCAATCTGTTACAGAATGGTATGTAAATGGAAGTCACATGGGAACTACTATTGATACTTTTTATATATTTAATTATCTTCAAAATGGAGATGTGGTTTCCGCCAAAACTTCTTGCTTCAATCAATGTAGAGATACTGTTTATAGTAATACACTAACCTTTACCGTGTTAGACTTTCTTGTAGATGCGGGCGAAGATAAATATATTAAAGAAGGAGAAAGTGTTATATTAAATGGGCAAACAACAGGCACTAATGTTGTGTGGACACCTAATTATGAAATAAGTGATCCCAATACAATAACTCCTATAGTGAGTCCATCCACTACCACAACCTACTTTCTAACAGCTGATAATGGAATTTGCTCTATTACAGATGAAGCAACAGTATTTGTTGAGAGTGGATTGGAAATACCAAATACATTTTCACCGAACGGTGATGGAATTAATGAAACATGGGAGATTTTAGGAATAGAACAATATCCAGATTGCAGTATCCAAGTATATACGCGTTGGGGACAATTAGTTTTTCAGACTACTGGATATACTGTAGAGAAAAGATGGGATGGAACTTCCAAGTCAGGAAATAAACTAGCTTCTGGGGCATATTTCTATGTAATTAATCTCCGAGATAAACAATTTGATAAACCATTAAAAGGTACAGTTACTATTGTAAGATGA
- a CDS encoding PorP/SprF family type IX secretion system membrane protein produces MRKKGCILIGLLFVSYMVYGQQISQYSQWSFNQFAINPALAGVKKCLDIRTAYRAQWIGIEGAPQSGLFTINAPLFKRAKRYRDFFHGIGGKIERDAFGPLSNFSVGLAYALHIPLGKEQHLSFGVLGGVQQLGFDQTKVTTIDADPAVAQSSNNFLFPLISFGGWYSAQHFFVGAAVDQLAMNKWKNIGFASRFRIHTKIQAGGKFSFENGNSILPVLLVRIPPAGPMSIDFNVMFDIKNTVVLGLGYRNTDALIAFLKVSIGKFSIGYSFDFITSSIRGGNFHTHEISLQFNGCREKARSQSACPLFE; encoded by the coding sequence ATGAGAAAAAAAGGATGTATTCTTATTGGATTACTATTTGTGTCATATATGGTATATGGTCAACAAATTTCGCAATATTCTCAATGGTCTTTTAATCAATTTGCTATTAATCCAGCATTGGCAGGTGTAAAAAAATGTTTAGATATTCGTACAGCCTACCGTGCGCAGTGGATAGGAATTGAAGGCGCACCCCAGAGTGGTCTGTTTACAATTAACGCTCCTTTGTTTAAAAGAGCAAAAAGGTATCGTGACTTTTTTCATGGTATCGGAGGAAAGATCGAGCGTGATGCTTTTGGACCTCTCAGCAATTTTTCTGTTGGATTGGCTTATGCCTTACATATACCACTTGGAAAAGAGCAACATTTAAGTTTTGGAGTATTGGGAGGTGTGCAACAGCTTGGATTTGATCAAACAAAAGTAACTACTATAGATGCAGACCCTGCTGTAGCTCAATCTTCAAATAATTTTTTATTTCCTTTAATAAGCTTTGGTGGTTGGTATTCTGCTCAACATTTCTTTGTTGGCGCTGCTGTTGATCAGTTGGCCATGAATAAATGGAAAAATATTGGGTTTGCATCTCGTTTCCGAATCCATACAAAAATTCAGGCAGGGGGGAAATTCTCATTTGAGAATGGAAATTCTATTTTACCAGTACTTTTAGTAAGAATTCCACCTGCTGGACCGATGAGTATAGATTTCAATGTTATGTTTGATATTAAGAACACGGTTGTTTTAGGTTTAGGTTATCGTAATACGGATGCATTGATTGCTTTCTTAAAAGTGAGCATTGGTAAATTTTCTATTGGGTATAGTTTTGATTTTATTACCTCCTCTATTCGTGGAGGAAATTTCCATACACATGAAATCTCCCTTCAATTTAATGGCTGTAGAGAAAAGGCTAGATCTCAGAGTGCTTGCCCACTATTCGAATAG
- a CDS encoding T9SS type A sorting domain-containing protein — MKTILSILILIYPLVILSQNEEQPPIIFEGVAVSATEFFIDSTGKANTNTTGEYGLRSAYTTNTSYLVKVTRVLKGHEYIDTGYVEVITKLSRNHINNNGKYENYIPNMYPGIFFMELNTIPATLERETDNKNILQPFHFKPMKIDLNRYDCAGVKSNNYNIFYKTEEDLARFMNEEYGVDYLYDTDYSDVPSDKVNDESSQTKKKSVFLNDGSAIKNNNYQENLINYNQFIANSEIKKANQTEFTAKSSHTLKLELGNETMTDDVNFRYYEFDILASDIEGGYFDNLLIRLTYNTNAFGSNLVTNGNVIITRGANFNPNTYIDPNINVIDENSSTLGIPFGCEFNAVSLNRTKLSSIPQQILHVKITIHQCELPVNIEFFDILFTPIFSFYTINSNDESTDIYSYDSTDYGISIQDELCKPIITSFTPSVATGIGEVITIEGKYFGEDRFHNNGLDSAQVRFRNADVNSSNFPTSHLTRLDPIDYLYWSDTEIKVSATSLIVSENNAGIGTGKFIVKNKWGDNTTSNTELFVEYSIQNHGLDYGNEYLKKRGNLIYDTTGYVFAFNSEILNDSIKKVVTEKAIRDWACQTGVNFKILYDDLSQTPNSLISIGSSKTNSTDQFAYTDPLISVTCFQDEITKHEIFVTGFEIEMNSDTPWDYSLNSVSPTKFSYYSVLIHELGHAHQLKHVLNAEYELMRPTIALGQSRTFSPNLFAGTDDVINFNATNNYINCDQSPMVFGEPDCTTNSITESHIDEDVFVYPNPFTEQIIVDFNSNNVLGTEVKIYNLLGKVVHSSYYKSIQQPIILNLKNINKGIYLLKIKTGDRVLDKKIIKSE; from the coding sequence ATGAAAACAATATTGTCTATCTTAATTTTAATCTATCCATTAGTAATTCTTTCACAAAATGAAGAACAGCCCCCAATCATTTTTGAAGGAGTAGCAGTTTCAGCTACAGAATTTTTTATTGATAGTACTGGAAAGGCAAATACAAATACTACTGGAGAATATGGTTTAAGAAGCGCATACACAACAAACACTTCTTATCTTGTTAAAGTTACAAGAGTATTGAAAGGGCATGAATATATAGATACTGGTTATGTTGAAGTAATTACAAAATTAAGCCGTAACCACATCAACAATAATGGTAAATACGAAAATTATATACCCAATATGTATCCTGGAATCTTTTTTATGGAATTAAATACTATTCCTGCAACATTAGAAAGGGAAACGGATAATAAAAATATATTACAACCTTTCCATTTTAAGCCTATGAAGATTGATTTAAATAGATACGATTGCGCTGGTGTAAAAAGTAATAATTACAACATTTTCTATAAAACCGAGGAAGACCTTGCAAGATTTATGAATGAAGAATATGGTGTTGACTATCTATATGATACTGATTATAGTGATGTTCCTAGTGATAAAGTAAATGACGAAAGTTCTCAAACTAAAAAAAAAAGTGTTTTCTTAAACGATGGTTCAGCAATAAAAAACAATAATTATCAAGAGAATCTCATTAATTACAATCAGTTTATCGCCAATTCAGAGATCAAAAAGGCTAATCAAACCGAATTTACTGCGAAATCTAGCCATACTCTAAAACTTGAATTGGGCAACGAAACTATGACGGATGATGTTAATTTCCGGTATTACGAGTTTGATATTTTAGCAAGTGATATTGAAGGAGGTTATTTTGACAATTTACTTATTCGTTTAACTTATAATACAAATGCATTTGGAAGCAATCTTGTAACAAATGGAAATGTAATTATAACAAGAGGAGCAAATTTTAATCCAAATACATACATTGACCCAAACATTAATGTGATCGATGAAAATAGTTCAACCTTAGGCATTCCTTTTGGATGCGAATTTAATGCGGTTTCATTAAATAGAACAAAACTTTCTTCAATTCCTCAACAAATTCTTCACGTGAAGATTACTATTCACCAGTGCGAACTCCCTGTAAATATTGAGTTTTTCGATATCTTATTTACGCCCATTTTCTCTTTTTATACTATAAATTCCAATGATGAATCAACTGATATCTATTCATACGATTCTACTGATTACGGAATATCTATCCAAGATGAACTTTGCAAACCAATAATCACTTCTTTTACTCCTTCAGTTGCAACAGGAATTGGGGAAGTAATTACTATAGAAGGAAAATATTTTGGTGAAGATAGATTTCATAATAATGGATTAGATTCAGCTCAAGTTAGATTTAGAAATGCGGATGTAAATTCGTCAAATTTTCCGACCTCGCATTTAACTCGTTTAGACCCAATAGACTACTTGTATTGGTCTGATACTGAAATTAAAGTTTCTGCAACTTCCTTAATAGTGTCAGAAAATAATGCTGGTATTGGAACAGGTAAATTCATAGTTAAAAACAAATGGGGTGATAATACAACTTCAAATACTGAGTTATTTGTAGAATATTCTATTCAAAATCATGGTTTAGATTATGGGAATGAATATCTTAAGAAGCGAGGTAATCTAATCTACGATACAACTGGTTATGTCTTTGCTTTCAATTCAGAAATTTTAAATGACTCAATAAAAAAAGTAGTAACGGAGAAAGCCATTAGAGATTGGGCGTGTCAAACAGGCGTAAATTTTAAAATACTCTACGATGACTTATCACAAACTCCAAATTCATTGATATCAATTGGTAGTTCCAAGACCAACTCAACAGATCAATTTGCATATACTGACCCATTAATTTCTGTTACATGCTTTCAAGATGAGATAACAAAACATGAAATATTTGTAACTGGATTTGAAATAGAAATGAATTCTGATACTCCTTGGGATTATTCATTAAATAGTGTATCTCCAACTAAGTTCAGTTATTACTCTGTCCTTATTCATGAATTAGGTCATGCCCATCAATTAAAACATGTTTTAAATGCAGAATATGAATTAATGAGACCTACAATTGCATTGGGACAAAGTAGAACTTTTAGCCCTAATTTATTTGCGGGGACAGATGATGTAATTAATTTTAACGCAACTAATAATTATATCAATTGTGATCAGTCTCCAATGGTATTCGGAGAGCCTGATTGCACAACAAATTCAATTACAGAAAGCCATATAGATGAAGATGTTTTTGTTTATCCAAACCCATTTACTGAACAAATCATAGTTGATTTTAATTCAAATAATGTTTTAGGAACTGAAGTGAAAATATATAATCTTTTAGGCAAGGTTGTTCATTCATCTTATTACAAGTCTATTCAACAGCCAATTATACTAAATTTAAAGAATATTAATAAAGGAATTTATTTGTTAAAAATAAAAACTGGTGATAGGGTTCTTGATAAGAAAATAATTAAATCTGAATAA
- a CDS encoding mechanosensitive ion channel family protein, with protein sequence MTFKRPKYRIGVYIIFAISVLILHYLLNLEIFSSLGSLLPFLKKLTLSIFIITIIFAISRIASRIIDKETEVEGDRYNLHRITNLLTVILIFIVVIAFLFQNLYAAAVSFGLISLVLGFALQAPITSFIAWVYIVFRRPYQVGNRIQIEGKRGDVIEIGYLDTTILECSGEYLDNDRSSGRIIRFPNSIILKAEVINYSGPQEPFIWNETPIQIAYTSDLKFVEGCLLAATMEDFKERYSYMIPHELEKWEPAVYFRVNQYAWLEAVVQYPVEPEDTTGRRTRILQKALPLLNAQPNKVMFPEGTNR encoded by the coding sequence ATGACTTTTAAAAGACCCAAATACAGAATAGGTGTGTATATAATATTTGCTATATCTGTACTTATCCTACATTACTTACTTAATTTAGAAATATTTTCATCGCTCGGAAGTCTGCTTCCTTTCTTAAAGAAACTCACATTAAGTATATTCATCATTACCATTATTTTTGCAATTAGCAGAATTGCATCTCGCATTATTGATAAAGAAACAGAAGTTGAAGGAGATAGATATAATCTACATCGAATTACCAATTTACTTACAGTCATTCTTATTTTTATTGTCGTCATTGCTTTCCTATTTCAAAATCTTTATGCAGCAGCAGTTAGCTTTGGTTTAATTTCTTTAGTCTTAGGTTTCGCGCTTCAAGCTCCCATTACATCATTTATCGCATGGGTTTATATTGTATTTCGTCGTCCTTATCAGGTAGGAAATAGGATACAAATTGAGGGGAAAAGAGGAGATGTAATTGAAATTGGGTATTTAGACACAACTATTCTTGAATGTAGTGGAGAATATCTCGATAATGATCGAAGCAGTGGTCGAATTATACGCTTCCCTAATAGTATCATCCTAAAAGCAGAAGTTATCAATTATTCTGGTCCGCAAGAGCCTTTCATTTGGAACGAAACTCCTATCCAAATTGCTTACACTAGTGATCTGAAATTTGTGGAAGGATGTCTTTTAGCTGCCACCATGGAAGATTTTAAAGAACGATACTCCTATATGATCCCTCATGAGCTTGAAAAGTGGGAACCAGCAGTCTATTTTCGTGTAAATCAATATGCATGGTTAGAAGCCGTTGTACAATACCCAGTGGAACCAGAGGATACTACGGGACGTAGAACGCGTATTTTACAAAAAGCTCTTCCTCTGCTCAATGCACAGCCTAACAAGGTTATGTTCCCAGAGGGGACAAATAGATAG
- a CDS encoding CvpA family protein, which yields MNYVDILLILPICIGAWFGFKKGFIIEVFTLLALLTGIYIAIHFSDWTSNLILKNTETEGSYIPIIAFTITFLAIGAMVYFAGKMLEGVVKAMQLNLLNKLIGMILGIIKVVYLLSILLTILEGYDDKGKFIPSTTKDASLLYEPIQKITIQTFPFMKESMLWVDKIKPFKEDNNISTDDLLKLKHTADSLGVTVDDLIELKRKSDSLSLQK from the coding sequence ATGAATTATGTAGATATTTTACTTATTCTTCCCATTTGTATAGGAGCTTGGTTTGGCTTCAAGAAAGGATTTATTATTGAAGTATTTACGCTTTTAGCCTTACTCACTGGAATTTATATTGCTATCCATTTTAGCGACTGGACGTCTAACCTTATCTTAAAAAATACGGAAACTGAGGGAAGTTATATACCAATTATTGCATTCACCATTACCTTTTTAGCAATTGGGGCTATGGTTTATTTTGCTGGAAAAATGCTTGAAGGAGTGGTAAAGGCTATGCAACTCAATCTTCTAAACAAACTCATAGGAATGATATTAGGAATTATCAAAGTAGTATATCTTCTTTCTATTCTACTAACCATTTTGGAAGGATATGATGACAAAGGGAAATTTATCCCTTCTACAACTAAAGATGCTTCGCTTTTGTATGAACCTATTCAAAAGATAACTATTCAGACTTTTCCATTTATGAAGGAAAGTATGTTGTGGGTAGATAAGATTAAACCATTCAAAGAGGATAATAATATATCTACAGATGATTTGTTAAAATTAAAACATACTGCTGATAGTTTAGGAGTTACTGTAGATGATTTGATAGAACTCAAACGAAAATCAGATAGTTTATCACTTCAAAAATAG
- the nirK gene encoding copper-containing nitrite reductase codes for MRTLKKLSNKKTLFFFALAAVGLLSSCANKNDGKGRVEKINPWDIKVEGEMIAELTAPPFVPKSTADRKATKLIVDMEILEHEAEMVDGVSYTYWTFGGTVPGSFIRTKVGDEVEFHLKNHPDNKLPHNIDLHAVTGPGGGASSSFVAPGREIVFSFKTLNPGLYVYHCATAPVGMHIANGMYGLILVEPEEGLPPVDHEFYIMQGDFYTKGAYGKPGHQPFDMQKAIDEQADYVVFNGKVGALTGDNALQAKVGETIRIYMGNGGPNLVSSFHVIGEIFDKVYVEGGDLINENIQTTLIPAGGAAIVEFKVNVPGDLVLVDHSIFRAFNKGALGIINVAGDKNDVVFKGKIQEGIYLPEGGVIQSMPNGTAKEEGPIVELSLADKIANGEKLYKKTCFACHQPEGQGIEGAFPPLAKADYLNADVNRAIEIVLRGKSGEIKVNGKTYNSVMPGQNLTNEEVASVLTYIYSQWGNNKTEVTQEMVQKVRTKK; via the coding sequence ATGAGAACATTAAAAAAATTATCAAACAAGAAAACATTATTTTTCTTTGCACTTGCAGCAGTAGGTTTACTCTCTTCATGTGCAAATAAAAATGATGGAAAAGGAAGAGTTGAAAAAATCAACCCTTGGGATATTAAAGTAGAAGGAGAAATGATAGCAGAATTAACTGCGCCACCATTTGTTCCTAAATCTACTGCTGACCGAAAAGCAACAAAACTTATTGTTGATATGGAAATCTTGGAACACGAAGCAGAAATGGTAGATGGTGTTTCCTACACTTACTGGACTTTTGGAGGGACCGTTCCTGGAAGCTTTATTAGAACTAAAGTGGGAGATGAAGTGGAATTTCACTTAAAGAACCATCCAGACAATAAATTGCCTCACAACATTGACTTACATGCTGTTACTGGACCGGGTGGAGGTGCTTCCTCTTCTTTTGTAGCTCCGGGTAGAGAAATTGTCTTCTCTTTTAAAACATTAAATCCGGGCTTATATGTTTACCATTGTGCGACAGCTCCTGTAGGTATGCACATAGCAAACGGTATGTATGGTTTAATCTTGGTTGAACCAGAAGAAGGTTTACCACCAGTAGATCATGAATTCTATATTATGCAAGGTGATTTCTATACGAAAGGTGCTTATGGAAAACCTGGTCACCAACCATTTGACATGCAGAAAGCTATTGATGAACAAGCAGATTATGTAGTATTTAATGGTAAAGTTGGAGCTTTAACTGGAGACAATGCTCTACAAGCAAAAGTAGGAGAAACTATCCGTATTTATATGGGTAATGGTGGACCAAACTTAGTATCTTCTTTCCACGTAATTGGGGAGATTTTTGACAAAGTATATGTAGAAGGAGGGGATTTGATTAATGAAAACATTCAAACAACTTTAATCCCCGCTGGTGGGGCTGCTATTGTTGAGTTTAAAGTAAACGTACCGGGAGATTTAGTCTTAGTTGATCACTCTATTTTTAGAGCATTCAACAAAGGAGCTTTAGGTATTATCAACGTTGCAGGAGATAAGAATGATGTGGTATTTAAAGGTAAAATTCAGGAAGGTATCTACTTGCCTGAAGGTGGTGTAATTCAATCTATGCCAAATGGAACAGCTAAAGAAGAAGGACCAATTGTAGAACTTTCTCTTGCTGATAAAATTGCAAATGGTGAGAAATTATACAAGAAAACATGTTTTGCTTGTCACCAACCGGAAGGGCAAGGTATTGAAGGTGCTTTCCCACCACTCGCTAAAGCTGATTACCTAAACGCAGATGTAAACCGTGCTATTGAGATTGTGTTGAGAGGTAAATCTGGTGAAATTAAAGTTAACGGAAAAACTTACAATAGTGTGATGCCTGGCCAGAACTTGACTAATGAAGAAGTTGCCTCAGTATTAACTTATATTTATAGTCAATGGGGTAACAACAAAACAGAGGTTACTCAGGAAATGGTTCAGAAAGTTAGAACTAAAAAGTAA
- a CDS encoding formylglycine-generating enzyme family protein, with protein sequence MLFRLFSIVLISLFSHFIYGQSKGMALIKGGSFKPLYVTGQDAIKVNDFELDIYPVTNVEFQRFLIENPKWQKKNVLALYADSHYLSQFDESLKLKNGFKPNAPVTNISWFAARAYCECQGKRLATVDEWEYVARADQTSKDASDKEGFTAYILSWYEKPNSYDKVIGSTFKNYWGVYDMHGLVWEWTYDYNSVLISGESRKDLDENANLFCGGAAVNVEDLRNYAAFMRYAFRGSLKSNYSVKNLGFRCAKSVK encoded by the coding sequence ATGCTTTTTAGATTGTTTTCTATAGTATTGATTTCTTTATTCTCTCATTTCATCTATGGACAATCTAAAGGTATGGCCTTAATTAAAGGAGGTAGCTTTAAACCTCTGTATGTTACGGGTCAAGATGCAATCAAAGTAAATGATTTTGAATTAGATATTTACCCAGTAACTAATGTAGAATTTCAACGATTCTTGATTGAAAACCCAAAATGGCAGAAAAAGAATGTACTTGCTTTATATGCTGATAGTCATTATCTCAGTCAATTTGATGAAAGCTTAAAACTAAAAAATGGGTTTAAACCAAATGCACCTGTCACTAATATTTCTTGGTTTGCCGCTCGTGCCTACTGTGAATGTCAAGGGAAAAGATTAGCAACCGTTGATGAATGGGAATATGTTGCACGTGCCGATCAAACAAGTAAAGATGCTTCTGATAAGGAAGGATTCACAGCATACATCTTAAGCTGGTATGAGAAACCAAATTCGTATGACAAGGTAATTGGAAGTACGTTTAAAAACTATTGGGGAGTGTATGATATGCACGGCTTGGTTTGGGAGTGGACGTATGATTATAATTCTGTATTAATCTCAGGAGAATCTCGCAAGGATTTAGATGAAAATGCTAATCTCTTTTGTGGTGGTGCTGCTGTTAATGTGGAAGATCTAAGAAATTATGCTGCTTTTATGCGTTATGCGTTTAGAGGTAGTTTAAAATCCAATTATTCTGTGAAAAACTTAGGATTTAGATGTGCTAAATCTGTAAAATAA
- a CDS encoding SCO family protein has protein sequence MTKFNYISIIFLCFFFLESCSNQENTAIHEENLKTEKEAFSGELPELSVYHLPSTWTNQNNETIKLEDLRGDIIVTVMIYTSCKASCPRLVADVRRIYEKVSDHTNEQTKYVFVSIDPETDTPERMKAFAKENEMDTDQWMFLRGNMDDMREFANVLAVGYKRISPLDFSHSNIISVFDQNGVLQYQKEGLDQNIDQVVEEIEKLSLQ, from the coding sequence ATGACTAAATTCAACTATATTTCTATCATTTTCTTATGTTTCTTTTTCTTAGAAAGTTGTTCTAATCAGGAAAATACTGCTATTCATGAAGAAAATTTAAAAACAGAAAAGGAAGCATTTTCAGGAGAATTACCTGAACTTTCTGTATATCATTTACCATCTACTTGGACCAATCAAAATAATGAAACCATTAAATTAGAGGATTTACGTGGAGACATTATTGTTACGGTAATGATTTATACTTCTTGTAAAGCTTCTTGTCCAAGACTAGTTGCTGATGTTAGACGTATTTATGAAAAAGTTAGTGACCATACCAACGAGCAGACTAAATATGTATTTGTTAGTATAGACCCCGAAACAGACACCCCTGAAAGGATGAAAGCATTTGCTAAAGAGAATGAGATGGATACTGACCAATGGATGTTTTTGAGAGGAAATATGGATGATATGCGTGAATTTGCTAATGTTTTAGCTGTAGGTTACAAGCGTATTTCACCTTTGGATTTTTCTCATTCAAATATTATAAGTGTTTTTGATCAGAATGGTGTCTTACAATACCAAAAAGAAGGTTTAGATCAGAATATTGACCAAGTTGTTGAAGAAATTGAAAAGTTATCTTTACAGTAA